The Candidatus Poribacteria bacterium genome includes a region encoding these proteins:
- a CDS encoding SDR family NAD(P)-dependent oxidoreductase — MGRSNVLWVDEKTLSKDISGKIYIVTGANSGVGLETTRQLVKQGGHVIMACRRPDAAEEVAKSFTGLKGSYEVMRLDLADLQEVRDFVAEFLKKYDKLDALVCNAGLVTFGSAIERTKDGFEMAIGVSYFGHFLLTELLLDILKKSAPSRMVIVSSVVHAGSQRNRPNVHLDDLNFNTRKFNNFAAYAEAKVAVVLYAMELAKRLEGTGVTAASVHPGWARSNFGGNSLVMKIMRVVMAPFSPFITDSNEEAAQTSLHCLLSDDAPNHSGAYFSQSSVLYRDKECKNGGWPMTSPNPNARNMDTAKKLVDLSYKLVELT, encoded by the coding sequence ATGGGTAGAAGTAACGTATTATGGGTCGATGAAAAAACGCTTTCAAAAGACATAAGTGGAAAAATTTATATCGTAACCGGAGCCAATTCGGGTGTTGGTCTCGAAACCACAAGACAACTCGTCAAGCAGGGCGGCCATGTAATAATGGCATGCAGAAGACCCGATGCTGCAGAGGAAGTGGCCAAAAGTTTTACCGGATTAAAAGGTAGTTACGAAGTCATGAGATTAGACCTTGCCGACCTACAAGAGGTGAGAGATTTTGTTGCCGAATTCTTAAAGAAATATGATAAACTGGATGCTTTAGTATGCAACGCGGGACTCGTGACTTTTGGCAGCGCGATCGAACGGACGAAAGATGGATTTGAGATGGCTATAGGCGTTAGTTATTTCGGACACTTCCTACTTACTGAATTATTGCTTGATATATTGAAGAAAAGCGCGCCATCAAGAATGGTGATTGTTTCGTCTGTTGTTCATGCAGGAAGTCAACGAAACCGACCCAATGTCCATTTGGATGACTTGAATTTTAACACCAGGAAATTCAATAATTTCGCTGCTTACGCCGAGGCTAAAGTTGCCGTTGTATTATATGCAATGGAGCTTGCGAAAAGACTGGAAGGCACAGGTGTTACAGCAGCCTCTGTTCACCCAGGTTGGGCACGATCAAACTTTGGAGGCAATAGTTTGGTTATGAAAATCATGAGAGTGGTGATGGCACCATTCAGCCCTTTCATCACTGACAGTAATGAAGAAGCAGCCCAAACATCACTTCACTGTTTGCTCTCTGATGATGCACCAAACCATTCAGGCGCGTATTTCAGCCAAAGCAGCGTGCTGTATAGAGACAAAGAATGTAAAAATGGCGGTTGGCCCATGACATCTCCAAATCCAAATGCCAGAAATATGGATACTGCAAAGAAATTAGTCGATTTAAGCTATAAACTGGTTGAATTAACCTAA
- a CDS encoding AAA family ATPase, which translates to MSEGKAFLEKIHIKNFLSLRDVTLPFKPLTVLVGPNASGKSNTLLALHLLNRMMVDESLPLDELIMDSLWTSEAEKISFRLETKLEENKTSYHLEVNAKPNFPFHAEQLSVNDVNVISIENGQGVVRDENGKNETTYNSNKLALGSAGNYGNKPITRALTGFIKEWEFYDFSPNFMRGNLATISPGKTEIREPSKLDTYGVDLAKVLWNWHKYSPESFQNISDSLALSTNREIDQRPIDGKNQLCLLEGYKNPIPLHGASDGTLRLVAYYILLNEPELPPLIAIEEPERNLHPGALSDIANVLEQIAQYSQVIITTHSSQLLGAFNPESLGDSLGVLLLRNRPGFGTEVLNLEDYRGKKKALDGWIADFGIGSAVFDSGLLPDEMEDTAECQA; encoded by the coding sequence GTGTCTGAAGGGAAAGCATTTTTAGAAAAAATTCATATCAAAAACTTCCTGAGTTTGCGGGACGTTACGCTTCCATTTAAACCGCTAACAGTTCTCGTCGGACCGAATGCAAGCGGAAAATCAAATACCCTCTTGGCGTTACATCTTCTCAATAGGATGATGGTTGATGAAAGTTTACCTTTAGACGAATTAATCATGGATTCTCTTTGGACAAGTGAGGCAGAAAAAATATCTTTTCGTTTAGAGACGAAATTAGAAGAAAACAAAACCTCATACCACTTAGAAGTAAATGCAAAACCTAATTTTCCTTTTCATGCGGAACAATTATCCGTTAACGATGTAAACGTGATTTCAATTGAGAATGGCCAGGGAGTAGTTCGGGATGAAAATGGTAAAAATGAGACAACGTATAACTCCAATAAACTCGCTTTGGGGTCTGCCGGAAATTACGGTAACAAACCAATTACACGCGCATTAACTGGATTTATTAAAGAATGGGAATTTTACGATTTTTCGCCAAACTTTATGCGTGGCAACCTTGCAACAATCTCACCTGGTAAAACAGAGATTCGAGAGCCTTCAAAACTTGACACTTATGGTGTAGACTTAGCAAAGGTTCTTTGGAACTGGCATAAGTATTCTCCAGAGAGCTTCCAAAATATTAGTGATTCCCTTGCCTTAAGCACAAATCGAGAAATAGACCAACGGCCAATTGATGGAAAAAACCAACTTTGTCTATTGGAAGGATACAAAAATCCTATCCCGTTGCATGGTGCCTCGGATGGTACACTACGCTTAGTTGCTTATTACATTTTGCTCAACGAACCTGAACTGCCCCCGCTCATCGCTATTGAAGAACCAGAACGAAACTTACACCCCGGTGCCCTATCTGACATTGCCAATGTACTTGAGCAAATTGCACAATATTCTCAGGTTATCATTACCACACACAGTTCACAACTGCTTGGCGCGTTCAATCCAGAAAGTTTGGGAGATTCACTCGGGGTTTTACTGTTACGCAACCGTCCGGGCTTCGGCACAGAGGTGCTCAACCTTGAGGATTACCGCGGTAAAAAGAAGGCACTTGATGGTTGGATTGCTGATTTCGGGATTGGTAGTGCTGTCTTTGATAGTGGACTCCTGCCAGATGAAATGGAGGATACAGCCGAATGCCAAGCATAA
- a CDS encoding DUF1080 domain-containing protein: protein MLTEKEKNEGWISLFDGETLTGWGATGNAEGWVIDEGSILCTVQGGKYLYTEQHYDNFVLALDYKTEPKVNSGIFIRWADLDDAVQSGLEIQILDTHGKEPTDTHDCGALYDALAPTRNTCKPAGEWNQMTITCDGSIVAVTLNGEEIVRADLDEWDTAHQNPDGSRNKFGIPLKDFPRSGHIGIQDHGGKIWCRNIKVKPL from the coding sequence ATGTTAACAGAAAAAGAGAAAAATGAGGGATGGATATCCCTGTTTGACGGTGAGACACTCACCGGTTGGGGAGCCACCGGAAACGCCGAAGGATGGGTTATCGACGAGGGGAGTATTCTCTGCACCGTTCAGGGCGGAAAATATCTCTATACCGAACAACACTACGATAACTTCGTCCTTGCACTCGATTACAAAACCGAGCCGAAAGTCAACAGCGGAATTTTCATTCGATGGGCAGACCTTGACGATGCCGTTCAGAGCGGACTCGAAATTCAGATATTAGATACACACGGCAAGGAGCCTACGGATACCCACGACTGCGGTGCACTCTATGATGCACTGGCACCGACCCGGAATACCTGTAAACCCGCCGGTGAGTGGAATCAGATGACCATCACCTGTGATGGCAGTATCGTTGCTGTGACGCTCAACGGTGAAGAAATTGTCCGTGCAGATCTCGACGAATGGGATACGGCACATCAGAACCCGGACGGCAGTCGCAACAAATTCGGTATTCCGCTCAAGGACTTCCCACGGAGTGGACATATCGGCATCCAAGACCACGGCGGAAAAATCTGGTGTCGAAACATTAAGGTCAAACCGCTATAG
- the lepA gene encoding translation elongation factor 4, with protein sequence MPTNLQHIRNFCILGHIDHGKSTLSDRLLEHTNTLTERDMREQVLDLMDLERERGITIKATAVKLHYPADDGNRYELNLIDTPGHVDFTYEVSRSLAACEGAILIVDAAQGVEAQTLANAYLAIDNDLEIIPVVNKIDLPTAQPDEAKRQIEEVIGIPADDALLVSAKMGTGIPAILEAIVNRIPAPIGETEAPLKALVLDSIYNNYRGVIMYTRIFDGSVKLGERIQLMETKRSYEVEEVGIFTPEMQPTTELRTGAVGYLIAGIREIDKAKIGDTITHHTKPTATPLPGYREMKPLVFSGLYPADTNQFHALREALDKLRLNDSSFNFEPETSVALGFGFRCGFLGLLHMEIIHERLEREFGLELVRTAPSVMYRVYLKTGGHVPVDNPAHLPEPNDIERIEEPYVNIDIIVPREYIGNAMELCQKRRGVYKRMNQLDASRVQLLYELPLSEMLMDFYPKLKSLTRGYGSLEYDIGEYKTEKLVKLDVLLNGKPVDALSTILPQDEAETRGKTLVTKLQALIPRQMFEVPVQAAIGNKIVARETVRALRKNVTAKCYGGDVTRKRKLLERQKEGKKRLKQIGDVDVPQEAFMAMLATDE encoded by the coding sequence ATGCCAACGAATCTTCAACACATACGGAATTTCTGTATTTTAGGACACATCGATCACGGGAAAAGCACGCTGAGCGACAGGCTTCTCGAGCACACGAACACACTCACCGAGCGTGATATGCGTGAACAGGTGCTTGACTTAATGGATCTGGAACGCGAACGCGGTATTACCATTAAAGCAACCGCTGTCAAACTTCACTATCCCGCTGACGATGGAAACCGCTACGAACTCAACCTGATTGACACACCCGGACACGTCGATTTCACGTACGAAGTCTCACGTAGCCTCGCTGCGTGCGAAGGTGCGATTTTAATTGTCGATGCCGCCCAAGGTGTCGAAGCACAAACCCTTGCAAACGCTTATCTCGCGATTGACAACGACCTTGAGATTATCCCCGTCGTCAATAAAATCGACTTGCCAACGGCACAACCCGACGAAGCCAAACGGCAGATAGAAGAAGTCATCGGTATTCCCGCTGACGACGCGCTCCTCGTTAGCGCGAAAATGGGAACCGGTATTCCTGCCATATTGGAAGCAATTGTCAACCGGATCCCCGCCCCCATAGGTGAGACTGAAGCCCCATTGAAGGCACTCGTGCTCGACTCCATCTATAATAACTATCGTGGGGTCATCATGTACACGCGCATCTTTGACGGCAGTGTGAAGTTGGGAGAGAGAATTCAACTCATGGAGACGAAACGCTCCTACGAAGTTGAGGAGGTCGGCATCTTCACACCAGAGATGCAACCGACCACGGAACTTCGCACGGGTGCAGTCGGCTATCTTATTGCAGGCATCCGAGAGATTGACAAGGCAAAAATCGGGGATACAATCACACACCACACAAAACCGACAGCGACACCACTCCCCGGTTACCGAGAGATGAAACCGCTTGTATTCAGTGGTCTCTATCCAGCGGACACAAATCAATTTCATGCGCTGCGTGAGGCACTCGATAAATTACGTCTGAACGATTCCTCTTTTAATTTTGAACCCGAAACATCCGTTGCGCTCGGCTTCGGATTTCGATGCGGATTTCTCGGGTTGCTTCACATGGAAATTATCCATGAACGCCTTGAACGGGAATTTGGACTTGAACTTGTGCGGACCGCTCCGAGCGTGATGTATCGCGTCTACCTGAAAACCGGTGGACATGTACCGGTCGACAATCCCGCGCATCTCCCAGAACCAAATGACATCGAACGAATTGAAGAACCGTATGTCAATATTGACATAATAGTTCCTCGCGAGTATATTGGAAATGCAATGGAACTTTGTCAGAAGCGTCGGGGTGTATATAAGCGGATGAACCAATTGGACGCAAGTCGCGTGCAATTGCTCTATGAACTTCCACTCAGCGAAATGCTAATGGACTTCTACCCGAAACTTAAATCGTTGACACGCGGTTACGGTTCATTAGAATATGACATTGGGGAATACAAAACCGAAAAACTTGTCAAATTAGATGTCCTACTGAACGGCAAACCCGTAGACGCGCTTTCAACGATTTTACCACAAGACGAGGCAGAAACACGTGGAAAGACGTTAGTGACCAAGTTGCAAGCGTTAATTCCACGGCAGATGTTTGAAGTGCCAGTCCAAGCCGCAATCGGAAATAAGATCGTAGCACGCGAAACAGTGCGGGCACTCCGAAAAAACGTTACCGCGAAATGCTACGGCGGCGATGTGACACGGAAACGGAAATTGCTTGAAAGACAGAAAGAGGGCAAAAAACGACTCAAACAGATCGGCGACGTTGATGTTCCCCAAGAAGCATTCATGGCAATGCTTGCAACTGATGAATAG
- the lepB gene encoding signal peptidase I → MKKNTQKRTQVPEPKLAKHKRLHKSKVHECIKQIIVSLIFVFGFVNPFIVQAYRIPSGSMEDTLLVGDQILLCKFIYGVKIPGTDIKIFDFHEPTRGDVVVFIPAHDERHFIKRIVAVDGDTVETRDDTLYVNGEAVDDSTYTKHLRFSPFRKDFPPFRYPEYLPTGENYDNYTLTESQFRRKFPEGNPFTVPKGMVFAMGDNRDQSSDSRFWGPVAVDDIKGQAFMVVFSFANRPAKLWEPWKMIGNIRFNRIGKLIPSESETF, encoded by the coding sequence ATGAAGAAGAATACACAAAAACGCACACAAGTCCCTGAACCCAAATTAGCCAAACACAAAAGACTTCACAAATCAAAGGTTCATGAGTGTATAAAGCAAATTATTGTTTCACTCATTTTCGTTTTCGGTTTCGTAAATCCATTTATTGTTCAAGCGTATAGAATCCCTTCTGGATCCATGGAAGATACACTCCTCGTCGGCGATCAGATTCTACTGTGCAAGTTTATCTACGGGGTCAAGATTCCCGGCACAGATATAAAAATTTTTGATTTTCACGAACCGACACGCGGCGATGTCGTCGTTTTTATTCCAGCACATGACGAGCGACATTTTATCAAGCGCATTGTAGCCGTTGACGGAGATACCGTTGAAACGCGTGATGATACGCTTTATGTGAACGGCGAAGCCGTTGATGACAGCACCTATACAAAACATCTAAGGTTCAGCCCTTTCAGAAAGGATTTCCCGCCGTTTCGGTATCCGGAATATCTCCCAACTGGTGAAAATTACGACAACTATACCTTGACCGAAAGTCAGTTTAGGCGAAAGTTTCCTGAAGGAAATCCATTCACTGTACCTAAAGGGATGGTGTTCGCGATGGGCGATAATCGCGACCAGAGTAGTGATAGTCGGTTCTGGGGACCTGTCGCTGTAGATGATATTAAAGGACAGGCTTTTATGGTTGTATTTTCGTTTGCCAATCGTCCGGCGAAGTTATGGGAACCGTGGAAGATGATAGGAAATATCCGGTTTAATCGAATTGGTAAACTTATCCCCTCGGAATCGGAAACATTCTAA